Proteins encoded within one genomic window of Drosophila willistoni isolate 14030-0811.24 chromosome XL unlocalized genomic scaffold, UCI_dwil_1.1 Seg141, whole genome shotgun sequence:
- the LOC6648600 gene encoding uncharacterized protein LOC6648600 translates to MWTNNFKLLLSLLFLLPFVKALGNEKTWTYTLVDITVTSSDESKVKAEARIERMGRGEFGLSGQIVLGVLVPPSIDVEVLTYRSADSGQTYKLQPYGVQRQGIYNALNNFYKNIIMESAKDCSNLPQFEGNLTEIGPDTYNFEKCQVKTDSFPQYMPEGFLKIVMLSYGEVEVKCEIIVNIEKKTF, encoded by the exons ATGTGGACTAATAATTTCAAGTTGCTGCTGTCGTTGCTATTTCTACTTCCGTTTGTAAAGGCTCTGGGCAACGAG AAAACATGGACATACACTTTGGTTGACATAACGGTAACATCGAGCGATGAGAGCAAAGTGAAAGCTGAGGCACGCATCGAACGCATGGGGCGTGGCGAATTCGGTTTAAGTGGCCAAATCGTTTTGGGTGTACTTGTGCCCCCCAGCATTGATGTTGAAGTGCTCACCTATCGCAGTGCAGATAGTGGACAAACCTATAAGCTGCAACCATATGGAGTTCAGAGACAGGGTATCTACAATGCCCTGAACAACTTCTATAAGAATATCATTATGGAAAGTGCCAAGGACTGCTCAAATTTGCCCCAGTTCGAGGGTAATTTAACGGAAATAGGACCCGACACATATAACTTTGAAAAATGTCAAGTGAAAACCGATAGTTTTCCACAATATATGCCCGAAGGTTTCTTGAAAATCGTCATGCTATCGTATGGCGAAGTCGAAGTAAAGTGTGAAATTATCGTGAatattgaaaagaaaactttctaa